The following are from one region of the Jeongeupia sp. USM3 genome:
- a CDS encoding DUF4434 domain-containing protein, with protein MTRWLLAVVLALPALAQAMTAIMYQPQLRDRDVPAASWPHIFGVARAQGFDTLVVQWTQHGDGFTAPADRDWLAARLGDARAAGLTLVLGLGSDQDFFIRQQQPVRVLDGYFRRLKQTNLALARQWAERLGPKAIAGWYLPVEIDDVRWRDADARDVLARYLATEARQLRTVLDKPVYATSFFVGNMAPQTYAGLIRELGRGSGVRLWIQDGAGTGRLNAAERQVYLDAVSDRRNDCQNPAGHGVVYELFVQTGDDSAFKAKPRSPDEARHILAKRAACGGDSVFFSLRYLPALNGVLPY; from the coding sequence ATGACGCGATGGCTGCTGGCGGTCGTGCTGGCGCTGCCGGCGCTTGCGCAGGCGATGACCGCAATCATGTACCAGCCGCAACTGCGCGACCGTGACGTGCCGGCGGCGAGCTGGCCGCACATCTTCGGTGTCGCGCGCGCACAGGGCTTCGATACGCTGGTGGTGCAGTGGACGCAGCATGGCGACGGCTTCACCGCGCCCGCCGACCGGGACTGGCTGGCGGCGCGCCTGGGCGACGCGCGTGCCGCCGGGCTGACACTGGTGCTGGGCCTGGGCTCCGATCAGGATTTCTTCATCCGCCAGCAGCAGCCGGTCCGCGTGCTCGACGGCTATTTCCGCCGCTTGAAGCAGACCAATCTCGCGCTGGCACGGCAGTGGGCCGAGCGGCTCGGCCCGAAGGCGATCGCCGGCTGGTATCTGCCGGTCGAGATCGACGATGTCCGCTGGCGCGACGCCGATGCCCGCGACGTGCTGGCGCGCTATCTCGCCACCGAGGCCAGACAGCTGCGCACGGTGCTCGACAAGCCGGTGTACGCAACCAGCTTCTTTGTCGGGAACATGGCGCCGCAGACCTATGCCGGCCTGATCCGCGAGCTCGGGCGCGGCAGTGGCGTCCGGCTCTGGATACAGGACGGCGCCGGTACCGGCAGGCTCAATGCCGCCGAGCGCCAGGTCTACCTCGACGCCGTCAGCGACCGCCGCAACGATTGCCAGAACCCTGCCGGTCACGGCGTCGTCTACGAACTGTTCGTGCAGACCGGTGACGACAGCGCCTTCAAGGCCAAGCCGCGCTCGCCGGACGAGGCGCGCCACATCCTCGCCAAGCGGGCCGCGTGTGGCGGCGACAGCGTGTTCTTCTCGCTGCGCTACCTGCCGGCGCTCAACGGCGTGCTGCCGTACTGA
- a CDS encoding tetratricopeptide repeat protein — translation MKLLPALLALALAAPALAAVEKNFDLGDEVSSYRRFIIYPHLQKGFASLERGDDSRAITEFESARRLAPGNATIALYLANAYERTGQPDRAEVVLEEARQRTPNDARITSALAALQGLKPVTPLDDEPEAMPQLADGAPAPQASQAPPAADCSEERTPVCRSIAGNAALRRGQLAQAQAELDDAGFAASSEGIALRRALVQRAIYLKDWKRAEAQLTALQSAGRLTGGERSQWLNLLLGQGRLDEAQALLDQGGAHRAQDQLAYAQALSRQRDDAGLMRFMAGKQPAFQSAADERQWMSLLQRDDARYAAYVPRYAGNRRDQAEVLVPRLIAQGNDAAALRLLDQLPADQLLNERFALSLRRGQLDQAGKQASALLRERGNDPALLDALSYQLMQAGGQKQAARLLLDAYPYTDTPPLRRAALEQRLAQLVTEAPGLLNAADKARLARPLDTVGQRSRQAAIFSGLKDCKQVRTLLGDLSPAYERDAWMLLGDCYREPAPGLAQYSYAEADLRDPGGDATRALAYQAFATKDYPTALQAWQALPQDELKPAELMAAATTAVSAGDTAEATRWLDAYVVHGGDRSDRYWSLRAQAEADPVRQRDALEKAIALHPETDYYVRLAALQGAAGDDKAALGSLQRAEALAPDDPELKLTLGYAYWRAGDAAKARELLEQVRQRYPDDPAVVQQLVYANQRLADNNAARAYARQVIDELNAYPADELTDEVLDQRFGFRRLHEDLGRRWSFSAGAFSGTSSGGIGNAADPGTAYRAYSQVEAAYRLGDPPIRNGRTLEAYARIFAGGGSSDDAYDALPIYSPMLGVGLRWKPIGTQTLFLSAEAQMPLDRGGDGEFDYMLRASASFLNDGKFSDDWHASGRGWVAQNLYLDAAYYIKAQRTAATADYRLSYHKKVFSKAQTIEPYAHVQYNLIHDDGDSNDFRAGIGVRWNFWYGQTEYDAYRHKNSVGIEFQHAFSTYLDETNSAFLTFGGTW, via the coding sequence ATGAAACTCCTGCCCGCACTGCTGGCGCTGGCCCTGGCCGCGCCGGCACTCGCCGCGGTGGAAAAGAACTTCGACCTTGGCGACGAGGTCAGCAGCTATCGCCGCTTCATCATTTACCCGCATTTGCAAAAGGGCTTTGCCTCGCTGGAGCGCGGCGACGACAGCCGCGCGATCACGGAATTCGAATCGGCGCGGCGGCTGGCGCCGGGCAATGCGACCATCGCGCTGTATCTGGCGAATGCCTACGAGCGCACCGGCCAGCCCGACCGCGCCGAAGTCGTGCTCGAAGAGGCGCGGCAGCGCACGCCGAACGATGCCCGCATCACCTCGGCGCTGGCGGCGCTGCAAGGGCTCAAGCCGGTCACGCCGCTCGACGACGAGCCCGAGGCCATGCCACAGCTCGCCGACGGCGCGCCGGCACCGCAGGCATCCCAAGCGCCGCCGGCAGCCGATTGCAGCGAGGAAAGAACACCGGTTTGCCGTTCGATCGCCGGTAACGCCGCGCTGCGGCGCGGACAACTGGCGCAGGCGCAGGCCGAGCTCGACGATGCCGGGTTTGCCGCCAGCTCCGAGGGCATTGCCTTGCGCCGCGCGCTGGTGCAAAGGGCGATCTACCTGAAGGACTGGAAACGGGCCGAAGCGCAACTGACGGCGCTGCAGTCGGCGGGCCGGCTCACCGGCGGCGAACGCAGCCAGTGGCTCAACCTGCTGCTGGGCCAGGGCAGGCTCGACGAGGCGCAGGCATTGCTCGACCAGGGGGGCGCGCACCGGGCGCAGGATCAACTGGCCTATGCGCAGGCGCTGTCTCGCCAGCGCGACGACGCCGGGCTGATGCGGTTCATGGCGGGCAAGCAGCCGGCGTTCCAGAGCGCCGCGGACGAGCGGCAATGGATGAGCCTGTTGCAGCGCGACGACGCCCGCTACGCGGCGTATGTTCCGCGCTATGCCGGCAACCGCCGCGATCAGGCCGAAGTGCTGGTGCCCAGGCTGATCGCGCAGGGCAATGACGCGGCCGCGCTGCGGCTGCTCGACCAGTTGCCGGCCGACCAGTTGCTGAACGAGCGGTTTGCACTCAGCCTCAGGCGCGGGCAGCTCGATCAGGCCGGCAAGCAGGCATCGGCGCTGTTGCGCGAACGCGGCAACGATCCGGCCCTGCTGGACGCGCTCAGCTACCAGCTGATGCAGGCCGGCGGACAAAAGCAGGCTGCCCGGCTGCTGCTCGATGCCTATCCGTACACCGATACGCCGCCGCTGCGCCGCGCCGCGCTGGAACAGCGCCTGGCCCAGCTGGTGACCGAGGCACCGGGTCTGCTGAACGCAGCAGACAAGGCCAGGCTGGCGCGGCCGCTGGACACGGTTGGCCAGCGCAGCCGGCAAGCGGCGATCTTTTCGGGACTGAAGGACTGCAAGCAGGTCCGCACGCTGCTGGGCGACCTGTCACCGGCGTACGAGCGCGACGCGTGGATGCTGCTGGGCGACTGCTATCGCGAACCGGCGCCGGGGCTTGCGCAGTACAGCTATGCCGAGGCCGATCTGCGCGATCCCGGCGGCGACGCCACGCGGGCGCTGGCCTACCAGGCTTTCGCGACCAAGGACTACCCGACGGCATTGCAGGCGTGGCAGGCGTTGCCGCAGGACGAGCTCAAACCGGCCGAGCTGATGGCCGCGGCCACGACCGCGGTCAGCGCCGGCGACACGGCCGAGGCGACGCGCTGGCTCGATGCCTACGTCGTGCACGGCGGCGACCGGAGCGACCGCTACTGGTCGTTGCGGGCGCAGGCCGAGGCCGACCCGGTGCGGCAGCGCGACGCGCTCGAGAAGGCGATCGCGCTTCATCCGGAAACCGATTACTACGTCAGGCTGGCGGCGCTGCAAGGCGCAGCCGGGGACGACAAGGCGGCATTGGGCAGCCTGCAGCGGGCCGAAGCGCTGGCGCCCGACGACCCCGAACTGAAGCTCACGCTCGGTTACGCCTACTGGCGCGCCGGCGATGCGGCCAAGGCGCGCGAGCTGCTCGAACAGGTGCGCCAGCGCTACCCGGACGACCCGGCCGTCGTCCAGCAGCTCGTCTACGCAAACCAGCGCCTGGCCGACAACAACGCGGCACGTGCCTACGCGCGGCAGGTGATCGACGAGCTCAACGCCTACCCGGCGGACGAACTCACCGACGAGGTGCTTGACCAGCGGTTCGGCTTCCGCAGGCTGCACGAAGACCTTGGCCGGCGCTGGTCGTTCAGCGCCGGGGCCTTCAGCGGCACCAGCAGCGGCGGCATCGGCAATGCGGCCGATCCGGGAACGGCGTACCGCGCCTATTCGCAGGTCGAAGCCGCCTACCGTCTTGGCGATCCGCCGATCCGCAACGGCCGGACACTGGAAGCGTATGCGCGGATCTTCGCCGGCGGCGGTAGCAGCGACGACGCCTACGACGCGCTGCCGATCTATTCGCCGATGCTGGGCGTCGGCCTGCGCTGGAAACCGATCGGAACCCAGACCCTGTTCCTGTCGGCCGAGGCGCAGATGCCGCTTGATCGCGGCGGCGACGGCGAGTTCGACTACATGCTGCGCGCCAGCGCATCCTTCCTCAACGACGGCAAGTTCAGCGACGACTGGCACGCGTCGGGCCGCGGCTGGGTGGCGCAGAACCTCTACCTCGACGCAGCGTATTACATCAAGGCGCAACGCACGGCGGCGACGGCCGACTACCGGCTCAGCTATCACAAGAAGGTCTTCAGCAAGGCTCAGACGATCGAACCCTACGCGCATGTCCAGTACAACCTGATCCATGACGACGGCGACAGCAACGATTTCCGCGCCGGCATCGGTGTCCGCTGGAACTTCTGGTACGGCCAGACCGAGTACGATGCGTACCGGCACAAGAACAGTGTCGGCATCGAGTTCCAGCATGCGTTCAGTACCTATCTGGACGAAACCAACAGCGCGTTCCTGACTTTCGGAGGCACCTGGTGA
- the nrfB gene encoding cyclic di-3',5'-guanylate-activated glycosyltransferase NrfB, with product MTLLDLFSTYLYGLKLLAVTVAVMMLVSGIDDLFIDIVYWLRRGWRVVTVYRSNDYLDYKALYEPAEKPLAIMVPAWHETGVIGKMAELAATTLDYENYHIFVGTYPNDPDTQRDVDEVCARFPNVHKVVCARPGPTSKADCLNNVLDAILQFEHSAKFEFVGFILHDAEDVISDMELRLFNYLVERKDLIQIPVYPFEREWTNFTSLSYLDEFAELHGKDVPVREALAGQVPSAGVGTCFSRRAVLALLADGDGIAFDVQSLTEDYDIGFRLKEKGMKEVFVRFPVIRDSEQSSNFRGLLGQSRRSSNVICVREYFPDTLQTAVRQKSRWIIGIVYQGFKTHRWTSNWTLNYFLWRDRKGAISNFVSFIASLILLQLLALWLYQRLWPDAYHFLSIFEGDRWLVGLLWINFLLMSNRMLQRIIFVSGYYGLAQGLMALPRLFWDNLINFLANWRALSQIIAQGDPRRVAWDKTTHDFPSVGGENRARHPLGQILIEQGVLAQAQLDAALVHRSHGLRVGSWLVHENVITAEQLARAVAAQSHVDYEAVDAYALPASLIAQVPASIALHYVVLPIREEGGTLVVASESDIDPVSLAALSRKLARPVRYVIAAKGQVTVGLRRWYVRAPQDDPRALLDDAVAAHLLTRQQAEQLWQDFVPKQVLFAEILMSLGHIGPAALNALLLRHERSELSFGQFLVSEGVISEATLDEALRLQRELQPSMAALLQQQGIGADAIDSLRPAAAA from the coding sequence CGAGCCGGCCGAGAAGCCGCTGGCGATCATGGTGCCGGCGTGGCACGAGACCGGCGTGATCGGCAAGATGGCCGAACTGGCGGCGACGACGCTCGACTACGAGAACTACCACATCTTCGTCGGCACCTATCCGAACGATCCGGATACCCAGCGCGACGTCGACGAGGTGTGCGCGCGCTTTCCCAATGTCCACAAGGTGGTGTGCGCGCGGCCGGGGCCGACCAGCAAGGCCGATTGCCTGAACAACGTGCTCGACGCGATCCTGCAGTTCGAGCACAGCGCCAAGTTCGAGTTCGTCGGCTTCATCCTGCACGATGCCGAGGATGTGATCTCGGACATGGAGCTGCGGTTGTTCAACTATCTGGTCGAGCGCAAGGATCTGATCCAGATTCCGGTCTACCCGTTCGAGCGCGAATGGACCAATTTCACCAGCCTGTCCTATCTCGACGAGTTCGCCGAACTGCACGGCAAGGACGTGCCGGTGCGCGAGGCGCTGGCCGGCCAGGTGCCCAGCGCCGGCGTCGGCACCTGTTTCAGCCGTCGCGCGGTCCTGGCGCTGCTGGCCGACGGCGACGGCATCGCCTTCGACGTCCAGAGCCTGACCGAAGACTACGACATCGGCTTCCGGCTCAAGGAAAAGGGCATGAAGGAAGTATTCGTGCGCTTCCCGGTGATCAGGGATTCGGAGCAGTCGTCCAACTTCCGCGGCCTGCTCGGCCAGAGCCGGCGATCGTCCAACGTGATCTGCGTGCGCGAGTACTTTCCCGATACCTTGCAGACAGCGGTACGGCAGAAGTCGCGCTGGATCATCGGCATCGTCTACCAGGGCTTCAAGACCCACCGCTGGACCAGCAACTGGACGCTCAACTACTTCCTGTGGCGCGACCGCAAGGGCGCGATCAGCAACTTCGTCAGCTTCATCGCCTCGCTGATCCTGCTGCAACTGCTGGCGCTGTGGCTGTACCAGCGGCTGTGGCCGGATGCGTACCATTTCCTGTCGATCTTCGAGGGCGACCGCTGGCTGGTGGGGCTGCTGTGGATCAACTTCCTGCTGATGAGCAACCGGATGCTGCAGCGGATCATCTTCGTCTCCGGTTATTACGGCCTGGCGCAGGGGCTGATGGCATTGCCGCGGCTGTTCTGGGACAACCTGATCAACTTTCTCGCCAACTGGCGCGCGCTGAGTCAGATCATAGCCCAGGGCGATCCGCGCCGGGTTGCGTGGGACAAGACTACCCACGACTTTCCGAGCGTCGGCGGTGAAAACCGCGCCCGCCATCCGCTGGGGCAGATCCTGATCGAACAGGGCGTGCTGGCGCAGGCGCAGCTCGATGCCGCGCTGGTGCACCGCAGCCATGGCCTTCGTGTCGGCAGCTGGCTGGTGCACGAGAACGTGATCACCGCCGAACAGCTGGCCCGGGCCGTGGCCGCGCAAAGCCACGTCGACTACGAAGCGGTCGACGCTTATGCCTTGCCGGCATCGCTGATTGCACAGGTGCCGGCGTCGATTGCGCTGCACTACGTTGTATTGCCGATTCGCGAGGAGGGCGGGACGCTGGTGGTCGCCAGCGAATCCGACATCGACCCGGTTTCGCTGGCGGCGCTGTCGCGCAAGCTGGCAAGGCCGGTGCGCTACGTGATCGCCGCCAAGGGGCAGGTGACCGTCGGGTTGCGCCGCTGGTACGTCCGCGCGCCGCAGGATGACCCGCGCGCGCTGCTCGACGACGCGGTTGCCGCACACCTGCTGACCCGTCAGCAGGCCGAGCAGCTCTGGCAGGATTTCGTACCGAAGCAGGTGCTGTTCGCCGAGATCCTCATGTCGCTGGGCCACATCGGCCCCGCGGCACTGAATGCGCTGCTGCTGCGGCACGAGCGCAGCGAGCTGAGCTTCGGCCAGTTCCTGGTCAGCGAAGGCGTCATCAGCGAGGCGACGCTCGACGAGGCATTGCGACTGCAACGCGAGCTGCAGCCCAGCATGGCGGCGCTGTTGCAGCAGCAGGGCATCGGCGCCGATGCCATCGATTCACTCCGTCCGGCGGCGGCCGCATGA